A single window of Nicotiana sylvestris chromosome 3, ASM39365v2, whole genome shotgun sequence DNA harbors:
- the LOC104231250 gene encoding jacalin-related lectin 19 produces the protein MDMRPVGKEQADEVKKRIVVGPWGGHGGSPWDDGGFTGVREITLVYSLCIDSMTVVYDQNGKPYKAEKHGGVGGSKTAQIKLQFPGEYLTGVSGYYCPVVYGGSPVIRSLTVSSNRRTFGPFGVEEGTRFSLPMEGGQIVGFKGRSGWYLDAICCYIAKVKTTTVLQMAQQRLKKLASSVSLNYRYGDDQNKFYYYKGGDEDQTKYSKK, from the exons ATGGACATG AGGCCGGTTGGGAAGGAGCAAGCAGACGAAGTAAAGAAGAGGATCGTTGTTGGACCATGGGGTGGTCATGGTGGAAGCCCGTGGGACGATGGTGGCTTCACTGGAGTGAGAGAAATTACCCTTGTCTATTCTCTTTGTATAGACTCCATGACTGTGGTCTATGACCAAAATGGCAAGCCTTATAAAGCAGAGAAGCATGGAGGAGTTGGAGGTAGTAAAACTGCACAG ATTAAGCTGCAATTTCCAGGAGAATACTTGACGGGCGTTAGCGGCTACTATTGTCCAGTGGTCTATGGTGGCAGTCCTGTGATACGATCCCTCACCGTTAGCAGCAACAGAAGAACATTTGGACCTTTTGGAGTTGAAGAAGGAACGCGATTCTCCCTGCCGATGGAAGGTGGCCAGATTGTAGGCTTCAAGGGGAGAAGCGGGTGGTATTTAGATGCTATTTGCTGTTACATTGCTAAAGTAAAGACTACTACAGTCTTACAGATGGCTCAACAAAGGCTGAAAAAACTCGCATCTTCTGTGTCTTTGAACTACAGATATGGAGATGACCAAAACAAGTTTTATTACTACAAAGGTGGAGATGAGGATCAAACCAAGTATTCCAAAAAATAA
- the LOC104231247 gene encoding F-box/LRR-repeat protein At3g03360-like: MKKRKRKGARQRKVNTKKGKRMEITNTDGRAADDADRISELPEHILHHILCLLRWPKDIVRTSILSKKWKVIWESLTSVDFDQRRFQNHKVGASNDLQSPPVEEQSASFKQVFKESLKAGYVDLRLMKFILFVENTLATRIEPLPSIQKFRLHVSSFVADLMTPYMNNWISVATDKNVKELDIHVKKADDVYENVVSQCYVLPQVVFASRTITSLKLHGCGMDVSAVIKLQNLQELSMKAMRINENVVHKFVQGCPLIEDMRLIKCHLLKFLHVSTLPKLKRLEVHEGSNLRSVKLEAPNLETFWFHGKKSSRCKLILAGCGNLKNLMLRHTHMSDKSFQERIAEFPLLENLFLLECHALRRMTILSDKLKKLSVVRCSKLKEANIDAPNLLSFEYTGIELPFSSMNASQLQEVKLHLKSQKQKFHPLEVQKFVQGFEAKGFKLFLASKQDVIIYEEMRGIHLLPSRDFKIELTKSSRVLKNLLSSHLRQFHPKTLILMTSPSSDLLAFKKEIMMNKEKTPSCCKYYSKKCWRHYLEDIRMFEFSPSNINPNTSFELKWRSSPLPLPEDTDITEMDESMVHRDTELTDVDE; this comes from the exons atgaagaaaaggaaaagaaagggcGCAAGACAGAGAAAGGTAAACACTAAAAAGGGAAAGAGAATGGAGATCACCAACACAGATGGAAGAGCAGCTGATGATGCGGACAGGATCTCTGAGTTGCCTGAACACATTTTACATCACATCCTTTGTCTTCTCCGCTGGCCAAAGGATATTGTGAGAACTAGCATCCTGTCCAAGAAGTGGAAAGTCATTTGGGAATCTTTGACTTCCGTTGATTTTGATCAGAGGCGCTTCCAAAATCATAAGGTTGGAGCTTCAAATGATCTCCAATCTCCACCAGTGGAGGAACAGAGCGCAAGTTTCAAGCAGGTGTTTAAGGAATCCCTGAAAGCTGGATATGTAGATCTGCGATTAATGAAGTTCATTCTGTTTGTTGAGAACACCTTAGCAACCAGAATTGAACCATTGCCAAGTATACAAAAGTTCAGGCTGCATGTCTCCTCTTTTGTTGCTGATCTTATGACTCCCTATATGAATAACTGGATTAGTGTTGCTACTGACAAGAATGTTAAAGAGCTTGATATCCATGTGAAGAAGGCTGATGATGTGTATGAGAATGTGGTTAGCCAATGTTATGTACTGCCTCAGGTGGTCTTTGCTTCCAGGACAATAACTTCATTGAAACTCCACGGATGTGGAATGGATGTTTCTGCTGTCATAAAGCTCCAAAACCTGCAGGAGCTATCCATGAAAGCTATGCGTATCAATGAGAATGTAGTCCATAAGTTTGTCCAAGGCTGCCCTTTGATCGAAGATATGCGACTGATCAAGTGCCATCTTTTGAAATTCTTGCATGTCTCAACTCTGCCTAAACTAAAAAGGTTGGAAGTACATGAGGGCTCCAACCTCAGGTCGGTCAAACTAGAGGCACCCAATCTTGAGACATTTTGGTTCCACGGAAAGAAATCTTCAAGGTGCAAATTAATCTTAGCAGGGTGCGGAAATCTTAAGAATTTGATGTTGAGGCATACACACATGTCGGATAAGTCATTTCAGGAACGTATCGCCGAATTCCCATTACTTGAAAACTTGTTCCTGTTAGAGTGCCATGCATTGCGGAGGATGACAATATTGAGTGACAAGCTGAAGAAGCTTTCAGTAGTAAGGTGCAGCAAACTAAAGGAAGCCAACATTGATGCACCAAATCTACTTTCATTTGAATATACTGGTATTGAGCTGCCTTTTTCTTCCATGAATGCTTCACAGTTGCAAGAAGTGAAGCTTCACTTGAAATCCCAAAAACAGAAGTTTCACCCTCTTGAAGTTCAGAAATTCGTTCAAGGGTTCGAagctaaaggtttcaagttgttTCTTGCCTCTAAACAG GATGTGATTATCTATGAGGAAATGAGAGGAATCCATCTTCTTCCCTCTAGAGACTTCAAGATAGAATTGACTAAATCATCAAGAGTACTGAAAAATCTTCTCAGCAGTCACTTGCGTCAGTTTCACCCAAAAACTCTTATTTTAATGACATCTCCCAGCAGTGACCTTCTCGCG TTCAAAAAGGAGATCATGATGAACAAAGAGAAGACTCCTAGCTGTTGTAAATATTACTCAAAGAAATGCTGGCGACATTATTTAGAAGACATTAGAATGTTTGAGTTTTCTCCGTCTAATATAAATCCCAATACGAGTTTTGAACTAAAGTGGAGATCGTCACCCTTGCCGCTGCCGGAAGATACAGACATAACAGAAATGGACGAGTCAATGGTGCATAGGGATACAGAGCTAACTGATGTCGATGAGTAA